Proteins encoded within one genomic window of Brachybacterium avium:
- a CDS encoding rhodanese-like domain-containing protein, whose protein sequence is MTLENVAPNAIPEGAHLIDVREQNEWDAGHAGHAQHLPASTLMENLDQLPETDDPMYIVCRSGGRSFQVSQWLNANGFEAINVSGGMDQWFESGLPITSDGEGEAYIL, encoded by the coding sequence ATGACTCTTGAGAACGTCGCTCCGAACGCCATCCCCGAGGGCGCGCACCTGATCGATGTGCGCGAGCAGAACGAATGGGACGCCGGCCATGCCGGGCACGCCCAGCATCTCCCGGCGAGCACGCTGATGGAGAATCTCGACCAGCTGCCCGAGACCGATGATCCGATGTACATCGTGTGCCGCAGCGGGGGCCGCAGCTTCCAGGTCAGCCAGTGGCTGAACGCGAACGGCTTCGAGGCCATCAACGTCTCCGGAGGCATGGATCAGTGGTTCGAGTCGGGCCTGCCGATCACCTCCGACGGCGAGGGTGAGGCGTACATCCTCTGA
- a CDS encoding phosphate ABC transporter substrate-binding protein PstS: protein MNARRNRLASLAALGLAAGIALTACGGSAEGDSGASDDSGAAGAGATSDGYAELSGNLAGAGASSMGNAQTAWTETFKGLVQAEGGDITVTYDPTGSGTGREQFLSGQVKFAGTDAALDEEELAASTEVCGGEQAFDLPVYISPIAVVFHLEGVENLNLTPEVIAGIFAEDITIWNDPAIAELNPDAELPGTAIVPVHRSDDSGTTENFTEYLSDNAPEAWTHGPIETWPIDGGQSGDGTSGLISAVESGNGTIGYADASQAGNLGTASIQVGEEFVDYSAEAAAKAVDVSPREEGRAENDIVMELDRTTTEAGAYPIVLISYLALCGSYEDAATGAAVTSYASFVISEQGQTVAQENAGSAPISAELRSEAQAAIDGITVG, encoded by the coding sequence GTGAACGCTCGCAGGAACAGACTCGCCTCGCTCGCCGCACTCGGCCTCGCCGCCGGTATCGCCCTGACCGCCTGTGGCGGCAGCGCCGAGGGGGACAGCGGAGCTTCGGACGACAGTGGCGCGGCGGGCGCCGGAGCGACCTCCGACGGCTACGCCGAGCTGAGCGGCAACCTCGCCGGCGCCGGTGCCTCCTCCATGGGCAACGCGCAGACCGCATGGACCGAGACGTTCAAGGGCCTCGTCCAGGCCGAGGGCGGAGACATCACCGTCACCTACGACCCCACCGGCTCCGGCACCGGGCGCGAGCAGTTCCTCTCCGGGCAGGTGAAGTTCGCCGGCACCGATGCCGCCCTGGACGAGGAGGAGCTCGCCGCCTCCACCGAGGTGTGCGGCGGCGAGCAGGCCTTCGACCTGCCCGTCTACATCTCCCCGATCGCGGTGGTGTTCCACCTCGAGGGCGTCGAGAACCTGAACCTCACGCCCGAGGTGATCGCGGGGATCTTCGCCGAGGACATCACCATCTGGAACGATCCGGCGATCGCCGAGCTCAACCCTGACGCCGAGCTGCCGGGAACGGCCATCGTCCCGGTCCACCGCTCGGACGATTCGGGCACCACCGAGAACTTCACCGAATACCTCTCGGACAACGCCCCGGAGGCGTGGACCCACGGCCCGATCGAGACCTGGCCGATCGACGGAGGCCAGTCCGGCGACGGCACCTCCGGACTGATCTCCGCGGTCGAGTCCGGCAACGGCACCATCGGCTATGCCGATGCCTCGCAGGCCGGAAACCTCGGCACCGCCTCCATCCAGGTGGGCGAGGAGTTCGTGGACTACAGCGCCGAGGCTGCGGCGAAGGCCGTCGACGTCTCGCCGCGCGAGGAGGGCCGGGCGGAGAACGACATCGTCATGGAGCTGGACCGCACCACCACCGAGGCGGGCGCCTACCCGATCGTGCTGATCTCCTACCTCGCGCTGTGCGGCTCGTACGAGGACGCCGCCACGGGCGCCGCGGTGACGTCCTACGCGTCCTTCGTGATCTCCGAGCAGGGCCAGACGGTCGCCCAGGAGAACGCCGGCTCCGCCCCGATCTCCGCAGAGCTGCGCAGCGAGGCCCAGGCGGCGATCGACGGCATCACCGTCGGCTGA
- the mshD gene encoding mycothiol synthase, with amino-acid sequence MITTAVLSPTRRTAIRELLATVTEHDGVSPLDEAAVLALDGESAQHLLVEEAGSEIVRGYASVLVDGTVQGMIHPSHRRRGHGTALLREALELRPDAGVWAHGALEGSLAFLAAAGLTESRYLLTLHRDLDPARPLPAIPESTLEGLRLGSFEAERDAERWVEVNARAFADHPEQGSLTREDLDQRLAQPWFDPEDMLVALRDEELVSFVWIKRERPGATDQDAEIYAVATDPSVQGHRVAGLMMATALERLRSAGVPGVELYVEADNAPALRLYETWGFAVAGRDVQMRVSGRG; translated from the coding sequence ATGATCACGACGGCCGTGCTGTCGCCCACCCGTCGGACGGCGATCCGCGAGCTGCTCGCGACCGTCACCGAGCATGACGGCGTCTCCCCGCTGGACGAGGCCGCGGTGCTCGCGCTGGACGGCGAGAGCGCCCAGCACCTGCTGGTCGAGGAGGCGGGGAGCGAGATCGTCCGCGGCTACGCGAGCGTGCTGGTCGACGGCACGGTCCAGGGCATGATCCATCCCTCCCATCGCCGGCGCGGGCACGGCACGGCCCTCTTGCGCGAGGCGCTCGAGCTGCGCCCCGATGCGGGGGTCTGGGCGCACGGGGCCCTCGAGGGGTCCCTCGCCTTCCTCGCGGCCGCCGGCCTCACCGAGAGCCGGTACCTGCTCACGCTGCATCGCGATCTCGATCCGGCTCGCCCGCTGCCGGCCATCCCCGAGTCGACGCTCGAGGGCCTGCGCCTGGGCAGCTTCGAGGCGGAGCGCGACGCCGAGCGCTGGGTCGAGGTCAACGCGCGCGCCTTCGCCGATCACCCCGAGCAGGGGTCGCTGACCCGCGAGGACCTGGACCAGCGGCTCGCCCAGCCGTGGTTCGACCCGGAGGACATGCTGGTCGCACTGCGGGACGAGGAGCTTGTCAGCTTTGTCTGGATCAAACGCGAACGACCCGGCGCCACGGACCAGGACGCCGAGATCTACGCGGTCGCGACCGATCCCTCCGTGCAGGGCCACCGCGTGGCGGGTCTGATGATGGCCACCGCCCTGGAGCGCCTCCGATCCGCCGGCGTGCCCGGGGTGGAGCTCTACGTCGAGGCGGACAACGCTCCGGCTCTGCGGCTCTACGAGACCTGGGGCTTCGCCGTCGCGGGGCGTGACGTGCAGATGCGCGTGAGCGGTCGGGGCTGA
- a CDS encoding DUF4190 domain-containing protein: MNAGHDSGLPDYSGGQGPYGGQGPYGRQGGHLEDPYAAGPTSNDPYARDPYAGDPYSSDPSGRYSSDPFSSAGSAGDPLHGAGSVLAAAQPPPAPAPQGPPQFGAFPAAVPSSNAAITGFVLGLLGVTMCGGLTSPFGIFFSYRGLQETAPTASELKGGRGLAVAGMVTSLVGLLPLLFILLYVGLIIVGLVMSAAA; the protein is encoded by the coding sequence ATGAACGCAGGGCACGACAGCGGTCTGCCGGACTATTCCGGAGGGCAGGGCCCGTACGGAGGGCAGGGCCCGTACGGAAGGCAGGGCGGGCACCTCGAGGACCCCTATGCCGCAGGGCCTACGTCGAACGACCCGTACGCGAGGGATCCCTACGCGGGGGATCCGTACTCCTCGGATCCCTCCGGCAGGTACTCGTCCGACCCGTTCTCCTCCGCCGGCTCAGCCGGGGATCCGCTGCACGGCGCGGGCTCGGTGCTCGCAGCGGCACAGCCTCCCCCGGCCCCGGCCCCGCAGGGACCGCCCCAGTTCGGAGCCTTCCCGGCCGCGGTGCCGAGCTCGAACGCGGCGATCACCGGATTCGTGCTGGGGTTGCTGGGCGTGACCATGTGCGGCGGACTCACCTCACCCTTCGGGATCTTCTTCTCCTACCGGGGCCTGCAGGAGACGGCGCCGACGGCGAGCGAGCTGAAGGGCGGCCGTGGCCTCGCCGTCGCAGGCATGGTGACCTCGCTGGTGGGTCTGCTCCCCCTGCTCTTCATCCTGCTCTACGTGGGGCTGATCATCGTCGGGCTGGTCATGTCCGCCGCCGCCTGA
- the pstC gene encoding phosphate ABC transporter permease subunit PstC: protein MSTADLETESPTSPAASMASSGRRLGDSVFSWLSVGSGLLIFLTLAAVAVFLTTESLPAILASREFSGTADFSLVQYALPLVFGTALASAIALVIAIPISIGIALFISHYAPRRMAATLGYLIDLLAAVPSVVYGLWGGIWLVPKLEPLYVFLNTYLGWIPLFAGEPTAPMRNLASASVVLAVMVLPIITAITREVFLQTPRLQEEAALALGATRWETIRTVVLPFGRGGIVAASMLGLGRALGETMAVLMILAPGATFSLHILEVGRHNSIAANIASKSAEASGVEMSLLIFTGLVLFVLTFLINAIARWIVARSGPTG, encoded by the coding sequence ATGAGCACAGCTGACCTCGAGACGGAGTCGCCGACGTCCCCGGCCGCCTCCATGGCGAGCAGCGGACGCCGTCTCGGCGATTCGGTCTTCTCCTGGCTGAGCGTCGGCTCGGGCCTCCTGATCTTCCTCACCCTCGCCGCGGTGGCGGTCTTCCTCACCACGGAGTCGCTGCCGGCCATCCTCGCCAGCCGGGAGTTCTCCGGCACCGCGGACTTCTCCCTGGTCCAGTACGCGCTGCCGCTCGTCTTCGGCACGGCACTCGCCTCCGCGATCGCCCTGGTGATCGCGATCCCGATCTCGATCGGCATCGCCCTGTTCATCTCCCACTACGCGCCGCGCCGCATGGCCGCGACGCTGGGCTATCTGATCGACCTGCTCGCCGCGGTGCCGTCGGTCGTCTACGGCCTGTGGGGCGGGATCTGGCTGGTGCCGAAGCTGGAGCCGCTGTACGTCTTCCTCAACACCTACCTGGGGTGGATCCCGCTGTTCGCCGGCGAGCCGACCGCGCCGATGCGCAACCTCGCCTCCGCCTCCGTGGTGCTCGCGGTCATGGTGCTGCCGATCATCACCGCCATCACCCGGGAGGTGTTCCTGCAGACCCCGCGCCTGCAGGAGGAGGCGGCGCTGGCGCTCGGCGCCACCCGCTGGGAGACCATCCGCACCGTCGTGCTCCCCTTCGGTCGCGGGGGCATCGTCGCCGCCTCCATGCTCGGCCTCGGCCGTGCGCTCGGCGAGACCATGGCGGTGCTGATGATCCTGGCGCCCGGCGCCACCTTCTCCCTCCACATCCTCGAGGTGGGGCGGCACAACTCGATCGCGGCGAACATCGCCTCGAAATCGGCGGAGGCCTCCGGGGTGGAGATGTCCCTGCTGATCTTCACCGGTCTGGTGCTGTTCGTGCTGACCTTCCTCATCAACGCCATCGCCCGATGGATCGTCGCCCGCAGCGGCCCGACAGGCTGA
- the pstB gene encoding phosphate ABC transporter ATP-binding protein PstB, with protein sequence MAAPQPINVEDLDIFYGDFLAVQGVDVQLRPRSVTALIGPSGCGKSTFLRTLNRMHEVIPGAYATGRVEINGEDIYDPRVDPVTVRRRVGMVFQKANPFPTMSIRDNVLAGVKLNHRRMSRAAADELMERALRGANLWNEVKDRLDKPGMGLSGGQQQRLCIARTIAVRPEVVLMDEPCSALDPISTLAIEDLIHELKQEFTIVIVTHNMQQASRVSDRTGFFNIAGTGRPGRLIEIDDTDTIFTNPTNTQTEDYISGRFG encoded by the coding sequence ATGGCCGCCCCTCAGCCCATCAACGTCGAGGACCTCGACATCTTCTACGGGGACTTCCTCGCCGTACAGGGCGTCGACGTCCAGCTCCGGCCCCGCTCGGTGACCGCGCTCATCGGTCCCTCCGGCTGCGGCAAGTCGACCTTCCTGCGCACCCTGAACCGCATGCACGAGGTGATCCCCGGTGCGTACGCGACGGGCCGGGTCGAGATCAACGGCGAGGACATCTACGACCCCAGGGTCGACCCGGTCACCGTGCGCCGCCGCGTGGGCATGGTGTTCCAGAAGGCGAACCCGTTCCCGACCATGTCGATCCGGGACAACGTCCTGGCCGGGGTGAAGCTCAACCACCGCCGCATGTCCCGGGCCGCGGCGGATGAGCTGATGGAGCGGGCACTGCGCGGAGCGAACCTCTGGAACGAGGTCAAGGATCGCCTGGACAAGCCCGGCATGGGGCTGTCCGGCGGGCAGCAGCAGCGGCTGTGCATCGCGCGGACGATCGCCGTCCGGCCCGAGGTGGTGCTGATGGACGAGCCCTGCTCGGCGCTGGACCCGATCTCGACGCTGGCGATCGAGGACCTGATCCATGAGCTGAAGCAGGAGTTCACGATCGTGATCGTCACCCACAACATGCAGCAGGCCTCCCGCGTCTCGGATCGCACCGGCTTCTTCAACATCGCCGGCACCGGCCGGCCCGGCCGCCTCATCGAGATCGATGACACCGACACCATCTTCACCAATCCCACGAACACGCAGACCGAGGACTACATCTCCGGCCGCTTCGGCTGA
- a CDS encoding FtsX-like permease family protein translates to MSALLASAPLLLRRRGALADVLPVIAFAAATAITATVLGGAAAFVGRIPAGEVPMTGEASLMPFLAICALIASVLLVPSAVGLGGSAARLSLARRERDLATMRLVGGTGGQVGSVAVLDVATQSLLGALLGLGAHLAATPALTRLDFGITPFSVTDLLLPGWAYPVLVLALVLIAAGSAAVSLTGVVLSPLGVARDSRVVRMSVLRVVLWAALIVGFVVFMNVGGMLLGEDGAGAAIAIMVLFIAAIVAGINVVGPFLVWVTALVLARLAPIPSLMVGARRLAADPRAGWRAVSGITFALVIAGFLTMIATLGAATNPEEAMMFTAMTTGGLLTLGIAAVLAAVGTGVTQTARVIDQAPRLRAQHIAGAEVGQLHRARLAEIAVPVVLSSIVATGTALLVLATVFGGAPSDPRMAVQYLAGVLGAYVLVIAAVLVASPLVRRYATRAA, encoded by the coding sequence ATGAGCGCCCTGCTCGCCTCCGCGCCCCTGCTGCTGCGGCGCCGCGGGGCGCTCGCCGACGTGCTGCCGGTGATCGCCTTCGCCGCGGCCACCGCCATCACCGCGACCGTGCTCGGCGGCGCCGCCGCCTTCGTCGGCCGCATCCCCGCGGGAGAGGTGCCCATGACGGGCGAGGCCTCGCTCATGCCGTTCCTCGCGATCTGCGCGCTCATCGCCTCCGTGCTGCTGGTGCCCAGCGCCGTCGGCCTCGGTGGCTCGGCCGCGCGGCTGTCCCTGGCCCGGCGCGAGCGGGACCTGGCCACCATGCGCCTGGTCGGCGGCACCGGCGGTCAGGTCGGCTCGGTGGCGGTGCTCGACGTCGCCACCCAGTCGCTGCTCGGCGCGCTCCTCGGCCTCGGCGCCCATCTGGCGGCGACCCCGGCGCTGACCCGCCTCGACTTCGGGATCACCCCCTTCTCGGTCACTGACCTGCTGCTGCCCGGCTGGGCCTATCCCGTGCTGGTCCTCGCGCTGGTGCTGATCGCTGCGGGCTCCGCCGCCGTCTCCCTCACCGGGGTGGTCCTCAGCCCGCTGGGGGTGGCCCGCGATTCCCGGGTGGTGCGGATGTCCGTGCTCCGGGTGGTGCTGTGGGCGGCGCTGATCGTCGGCTTCGTGGTGTTCATGAATGTCGGCGGGATGCTGCTGGGCGAGGACGGCGCCGGGGCGGCGATCGCGATCATGGTGCTGTTCATCGCGGCGATCGTGGCGGGGATCAACGTGGTCGGTCCGTTCCTGGTGTGGGTCACCGCGCTGGTGCTCGCCCGGCTCGCGCCCATCCCCTCGCTGATGGTGGGGGCGCGGCGGCTGGCGGCCGATCCACGGGCCGGTTGGCGTGCGGTCTCGGGCATCACCTTCGCCCTGGTCATCGCCGGGTTCCTGACGATGATCGCCACACTCGGCGCGGCCACGAATCCCGAGGAGGCGATGATGTTCACCGCCATGACCACCGGTGGCCTGCTCACTCTCGGGATCGCCGCGGTGCTCGCCGCGGTCGGCACCGGTGTCACGCAGACCGCCCGAGTGATCGACCAGGCCCCCCGCCTGCGCGCCCAGCACATCGCCGGCGCCGAGGTGGGCCAGCTGCACCGCGCCCGTCTCGCGGAGATCGCGGTGCCGGTGGTGCTGAGCTCGATCGTCGCGACCGGCACCGCCCTGCTGGTGCTCGCCACGGTCTTCGGCGGTGCCCCCAGCGATCCGAGGATGGCCGTGCAGTACCTGGCCGGTGTGCTCGGCGCCTATGTGCTGGTGATCGCCGCGGTGCTGGTGGCCTCGCCGCTGGTGCGGCGGTACGCGACGCGCGCCGCCTGA
- a CDS encoding ABC transporter ATP-binding protein: protein MNISPLAPIHPGPSPHLAQPGTVPLSPVLSARGLLMTYGTGGTTTRALDGVDLDLDRADSLAVMGPSGCGKTTLLHILAGILTPTTGTVLHEGTDLARLGDRRRTRLRRSDFGFVFQDGQLLPELTALENVILPRMLGGTSRRAATAEAASWLDRLGLSGMHDRRPTQLSGGQAQRVAIARALAGRPSVVFADEPTGALDQATGQAVLAILVDSCRDTGAALVMVTHDGTVAAACRRTVTMQDGRIAQEFVRPAAETGPSGADR, encoded by the coding sequence ATGAACATCAGCCCGCTCGCGCCCATCCATCCCGGTCCGTCCCCGCACCTCGCCCAGCCCGGGACGGTCCCCCTGTCCCCGGTGCTGTCGGCCCGCGGCCTGCTCATGACCTACGGGACCGGAGGCACCACCACCCGTGCCCTGGACGGTGTGGACCTCGACCTCGACCGCGCCGACTCACTCGCCGTGATGGGCCCCTCCGGCTGCGGCAAGACCACCCTGCTGCACATCCTCGCCGGCATCCTCACCCCCACCACCGGCACCGTGCTGCACGAGGGCACCGACCTGGCGCGCCTGGGGGACCGGCGCCGCACCCGGCTGCGCCGCAGCGACTTCGGCTTCGTCTTCCAGGACGGCCAGCTGCTGCCCGAGCTCACCGCGCTGGAGAACGTGATCCTGCCGCGCATGCTCGGCGGCACCTCCCGCCGTGCCGCCACCGCCGAGGCGGCCTCCTGGCTGGACCGCCTGGGGCTGTCCGGCATGCACGACCGCCGCCCCACCCAGCTCTCCGGCGGGCAGGCACAGCGGGTGGCGATCGCCCGGGCGCTGGCCGGACGGCCCTCGGTGGTCTTCGCGGACGAGCCCACCGGGGCGCTGGATCAGGCCACCGGCCAGGCCGTGCTGGCGATCCTGGTCGATTCCTGCCGGGACACCGGCGCCGCCCTGGTGATGGTCACGCACGACGGCACGGTCGCCGCGGCCTGCCGCCGCACCGTGACCATGCAGGACGGACGGATCGCCCAGGAGTTCGTGCGCCCCGCCGCCGAGACCGGCCCCAGCGGAGCGGACCGATGA
- the pstA gene encoding phosphate ABC transporter permease PstA, translated as MSTQTIVQDRTSMRRPRDERRLPWYHLVLTGLAGLLVAVVGLSLVDALSVASAIIVGFLLHLLLGWAYSLLREGPRWAKDRLMTLLVIGAFAVAMFPLASLLWEVVRRGMTRVIAARPDPFDFWTSSMSGIIGGADAGGVFHAAVGTLLITLWASIISIPIGLFTAIFLVEYADQGWRRTLGTGVTFLVDVMTGIPSIVAGLFGLALFIALMPDDSVRMGIMGAVALSLLMIPTVVRNSEEMLRLVPMDLREAAYALGVPKWLTIVKVVLRTAVAGLTTGITLAIARVIGETAPLLLTVGMVTSVNWNMFDGRMATLPTFINQQYRAGSANCMSETVADPITQEVYACSITTNIDRAWAAAFTLIVIVMVLNIIARLISHYFSPKLSR; from the coding sequence ATGAGCACCCAGACCATCGTGCAGGACCGGACCTCGATGCGCCGTCCCCGGGACGAGCGTCGACTGCCCTGGTACCACCTGGTCCTCACCGGTCTCGCCGGGCTGCTGGTCGCCGTCGTCGGCCTGTCCCTGGTCGATGCCCTCTCGGTCGCCTCCGCGATCATCGTCGGTTTCCTCCTGCATCTGCTGCTGGGATGGGCGTATTCGCTGCTGCGCGAAGGGCCGCGCTGGGCGAAGGACCGCCTGATGACCCTGCTGGTGATCGGCGCCTTCGCGGTGGCGATGTTCCCGCTGGCCTCGCTGCTCTGGGAGGTCGTGCGGCGGGGGATGACCCGCGTGATCGCGGCCAGGCCCGACCCCTTCGACTTCTGGACGTCCTCGATGTCCGGGATCATCGGCGGCGCCGACGCGGGTGGGGTGTTCCACGCGGCCGTGGGCACGCTGCTGATCACCCTGTGGGCCTCGATCATCTCGATCCCCATCGGCCTGTTCACCGCCATCTTCCTGGTGGAGTACGCGGACCAGGGATGGAGGAGGACCCTCGGCACCGGGGTCACCTTCCTGGTGGACGTCATGACCGGCATCCCCTCGATCGTCGCGGGCCTGTTCGGCCTGGCACTGTTCATCGCCCTCATGCCCGACGACAGCGTGCGCATGGGCATCATGGGCGCGGTCGCGCTGTCGCTGCTGATGATCCCCACCGTGGTGCGCAACAGCGAGGAGATGCTGCGCCTGGTCCCGATGGACCTGCGCGAAGCCGCCTACGCGCTGGGAGTGCCCAAGTGGCTCACCATCGTCAAGGTGGTGCTGCGCACCGCGGTCGCAGGCCTGACCACCGGCATCACCCTGGCCATCGCCCGCGTGATCGGCGAGACCGCACCGCTGCTGCTCACGGTCGGCATGGTCACCTCCGTGAACTGGAACATGTTCGACGGGCGCATGGCGACCCTGCCGACGTTCATCAACCAGCAGTACCGCGCCGGCAGCGCGAACTGCATGAGCGAGACGGTCGCCGACCCGATCACCCAGGAGGTGTACGCCTGCTCGATCACCACCAACATCGATCGTGCCTGGGCCGCCGCCTTCACCCTGATCGTCATCGTGATGGTGCTCAACATCATCGCGCGCCTGATCAGCCATTACTTCTCGCCCAAGCTCAGCCGCTGA
- a CDS encoding FABP family protein gives MPITLDTSLPPSLYPLAWLIGSWEGTGALSTADASTPDIRIEQQLSCTAGEDGTMQWRSTIHRIDAPAPLPPTSAFARDTETEPPAAAGSGERTLLHREDGIWTVGDLLPGQDREAAEAARPGTPGSFLSHRLEAHLSRRDEPAEEWAGEVRGPRVQLALASPDGEIAATRMFGYVSGRLMWLWEHRRPVPDGAAGETALTPYLSLEMHRV, from the coding sequence ATGCCCATCACGCTCGACACCTCCCTTCCGCCGTCCCTGTACCCGCTGGCCTGGTTGATCGGCAGCTGGGAGGGCACCGGCGCCCTCAGCACGGCGGATGCCAGCACCCCGGACATCCGTATCGAGCAGCAGCTGAGCTGCACCGCCGGGGAGGACGGCACGATGCAGTGGCGCTCCACCATCCACCGGATCGACGCCCCCGCCCCGCTGCCTCCCACCAGCGCTTTCGCGCGCGATACCGAGACGGAGCCGCCTGCGGCCGCCGGTTCCGGGGAGCGCACGCTGCTGCACCGCGAGGACGGGATCTGGACCGTCGGCGACCTCCTTCCCGGCCAGGACCGGGAGGCGGCCGAGGCGGCCCGGCCGGGCACACCGGGCAGCTTTCTGTCCCATCGCCTCGAGGCGCACCTGAGCCGCCGGGACGAGCCGGCCGAGGAATGGGCCGGCGAGGTGCGGGGCCCCCGGGTCCAGCTCGCACTCGCATCGCCCGACGGCGAGATCGCCGCGACCCGCATGTTCGGCTATGTCAGCGGCCGGTTGATGTGGCTGTGGGAGCACCGCCGGCCTGTTCCCGACGGCGCCGCGGGCGAGACGGCGCTGACCCCCTACCTGTCCTTGGAGATGCACCGTGTCTGA
- a CDS encoding NUDIX hydrolase, with protein MGAAAGSSRAVVAAGALTWREKGDRVQVLLIHRPRYDDWSIPKGKLDKGETAPAAAVREVAEETGYRVRLQRPLPTSTYLMPDGRTKVVQYWVATVRAKVAPGPKSRREVDEVRWVSLEEAMERVTRQSDQVPIEALRRHLEADELETAPIVIQRHGAALSRSKWRKGEESRPLNSKGRKQARALPTLLSAFDPASVLSSPWERCRATIEPLATIEGLKIRTKEALTEAGHAEHPARTAAVIDRVLAQARPTVVCTHRPVLPTVIDSVRAVTAPGVALELPHEDPFLAAGEALLLHTTAGGRVVAIERHLPNIG; from the coding sequence GTGGGCGCCGCTGCCGGCTCATCGCGTGCCGTCGTCGCCGCCGGTGCCCTCACCTGGCGGGAGAAGGGCGACCGCGTGCAGGTGCTGCTGATCCATCGCCCGCGCTACGACGACTGGTCGATCCCCAAGGGAAAGCTGGACAAGGGGGAGACGGCCCCCGCCGCCGCAGTGCGCGAGGTCGCCGAGGAGACCGGCTACCGGGTGCGCCTGCAGCGCCCACTGCCGACCTCCACCTACCTGATGCCGGACGGCCGCACGAAGGTGGTGCAGTACTGGGTCGCGACGGTCCGCGCGAAGGTCGCTCCCGGGCCGAAGAGCCGCCGCGAGGTCGACGAGGTGCGATGGGTCTCGCTCGAGGAGGCCATGGAGCGGGTGACCCGGCAGAGTGACCAGGTCCCGATCGAGGCGCTGCGGCGTCATCTCGAGGCCGACGAGCTGGAGACCGCCCCGATCGTCATCCAGCGGCACGGCGCGGCGCTGTCGCGCTCGAAATGGCGCAAGGGCGAGGAGTCCCGCCCCCTGAACAGCAAGGGGAGGAAGCAGGCGCGGGCGCTGCCGACGCTGCTGAGCGCCTTCGACCCGGCGAGCGTGCTGAGCAGCCCCTGGGAGCGCTGCCGGGCCACGATCGAACCGTTGGCGACCATCGAGGGTCTGAAGATCCGCACGAAGGAGGCGCTGACCGAGGCCGGCCATGCCGAGCATCCGGCTCGGACCGCCGCCGTGATCGACCGCGTGCTCGCACAGGCACGGCCGACGGTGGTGTGCACCCATCGCCCGGTGCTGCCCACCGTGATCGACTCGGTGCGGGCGGTCACCGCGCCGGGCGTCGCCCTCGAGCTGCCGCACGAGGACCCGTTCCTCGCCGCCGGGGAAGCGCTGCTGCTGCACACCACGGCGGGTGGCAGAGTGGTCGCGATCGAGCGGCATCTGCCGAACATCGGGTGA